A window of the Butyricimonas faecalis genome harbors these coding sequences:
- a CDS encoding S9 family peptidase gives MRTKYIIMLLLLVAGSSVCAQQKANFKLADRFSSRNFRSADRNSMSIYPMYINDGECFWYSFTTEDGKRYYHVNPEKKEKRLLFNPEKLFGFLNKETHEVCDAKDFTFQGLEFDKKGSSFTFDYAKHKYRYDMKTEEVTKLDTVINKGFGESWKKYSPDSTYILFAQCHNLYVMGNKDKGKDTTKVQLTSDGEKYFSYFKEEEEVGTDTFPAAPVAVWMKDSKKVYALREDTRHVDELFLVDVMETPRPKVKTYKYSMAGDQKLEKYVLTVIDVETKEVKTIDTDHWQDQYVDVLYTSKDGNKIYFDRKTRAFDEQEVCVADLTTGEVKTLIHEIDKPFMDYKMANIMFLNDGKDIIYRSERTGWGHYYLYDNEGNFKNAITSGEWVAGPCSDIDTVGRTLYFYALGKDKNIDPYYYIPCKVNIDKPESLTQLTFDNTNHQVHFSKSFKYFVDTYERVDMVPRIVLRNRKGKEIMELEKPDIRRALEMGWKAPERFKVKAADGMTDLYGVMWKPFDFDSTKVYPIISSVYPGPFYEYVPTQFRLIHDDNTRLAQSGFIVIAVGHRGGTPMRGKFYHTYSHGRLRDYPLADDKYAIEQLADRYPFIDATKVGIYGHSGGGFMSTAAICTYSDFYKAAVSSAGNHDNTIYNHWWGETHNGVKEEKKVIKDSVNGDRTESMFKFKVGTNMELAKRYKGGLLLIHGWMDDNVHPAHSLRMVDALIKADKNFDMIILPRSNHGFSGAENTFYEHKMWFHFARILLGDNTGDYYYEVEQYKNADR, from the coding sequence ATGAGAACAAAATATATTATAATGCTTTTGTTGTTGGTGGCTGGAAGTTCTGTATGTGCACAACAAAAGGCTAATTTTAAGCTTGCAGATCGTTTCTCAAGTCGAAACTTCCGGTCGGCAGATAGAAATAGTATGAGTATATATCCCATGTATATCAATGATGGGGAATGTTTTTGGTACTCTTTCACGACGGAGGATGGGAAGCGTTATTACCACGTAAATCCGGAGAAGAAGGAAAAACGTTTGTTGTTTAACCCGGAGAAGTTGTTCGGGTTCTTGAATAAGGAAACGCACGAGGTGTGTGATGCGAAAGATTTTACGTTTCAAGGGTTAGAGTTTGATAAAAAAGGTTCTTCTTTCACTTTTGATTACGCGAAGCACAAGTATCGCTATGATATGAAAACGGAGGAAGTGACAAAACTGGATACGGTTATTAACAAGGGATTTGGAGAATCATGGAAAAAGTATTCACCGGATAGTACTTATATTTTATTCGCTCAATGTCATAACCTCTATGTGATGGGAAATAAGGATAAAGGGAAGGATACGACGAAAGTGCAGTTGACGAGTGACGGCGAGAAATATTTCTCTTATTTCAAGGAGGAAGAAGAGGTGGGTACGGATACATTTCCTGCGGCTCCTGTTGCCGTGTGGATGAAAGATTCCAAGAAAGTGTATGCTTTGCGCGAGGATACCCGGCATGTGGATGAATTGTTTTTGGTGGACGTGATGGAAACTCCCCGTCCTAAAGTGAAAACGTACAAGTATTCCATGGCGGGCGATCAGAAATTGGAAAAATACGTGTTGACGGTTATCGATGTGGAAACCAAAGAGGTGAAAACGATTGATACCGATCATTGGCAAGATCAGTATGTAGATGTGCTTTATACCTCCAAGGACGGTAATAAGATTTATTTCGACCGGAAGACCCGGGCTTTTGATGAACAAGAGGTTTGCGTTGCCGATCTCACGACGGGGGAAGTGAAAACTTTAATCCACGAAATAGATAAACCTTTCATGGATTACAAAATGGCGAATATTATGTTCTTGAACGACGGGAAGGATATTATTTATCGTTCCGAGCGCACAGGTTGGGGACATTATTATCTCTATGACAATGAAGGCAACTTTAAAAATGCCATTACTTCCGGGGAATGGGTGGCCGGTCCTTGTTCAGATATCGATACCGTGGGGCGTACACTTTATTTCTATGCTTTGGGGAAAGATAAAAATATTGACCCGTATTATTATATCCCGTGTAAGGTGAATATCGACAAGCCGGAGAGTCTGACTCAATTGACCTTTGATAACACGAATCATCAAGTGCATTTCTCGAAATCTTTTAAATATTTCGTGGATACCTATGAGCGAGTGGATATGGTTCCCCGTATTGTGTTGAGGAACCGAAAAGGAAAGGAAATCATGGAATTGGAAAAACCTGATATTCGCCGGGCTTTGGAGATGGGATGGAAGGCTCCGGAACGGTTTAAAGTAAAGGCTGCGGACGGAATGACAGACTTATACGGGGTGATGTGGAAACCGTTTGATTTCGATTCGACAAAGGTTTACCCGATTATTTCTTCCGTGTATCCCGGTCCTTTCTACGAGTATGTGCCAACACAATTCCGGTTGATTCATGACGACAATACCCGTTTGGCTCAATCAGGTTTTATCGTGATTGCCGTGGGGCATCGTGGGGGTACACCTATGCGGGGAAAATTCTATCATACTTACAGTCATGGAAGGTTGCGGGATTACCCGTTAGCGGATGACAAGTATGCGATAGAGCAATTGGCAGACCGTTATCCTTTTATTGATGCGACGAAAGTCGGTATCTATGGCCATTCCGGTGGTGGATTCATGTCTACTGCAGCTATTTGTACTTATTCGGATTTCTATAAGGCGGCAGTATCTTCTGCGGGAAATCATGATAATACAATCTATAATCACTGGTGGGGGGAAACTCACAACGGGGTGAAAGAAGAAAAGAAAGTGATCAAGGATAGCGTGAACGGAGATCGGACGGAATCGATGTTTAAATTCAAGGTGGGTACGAATATGGAACTGGCGAAACGGTATAAAGGTGGGTTGTTGTTGATTCACGGCTGGATGGATGACAACGTGCATCCGGCTCACTCGTTGCGTATGGTTGATGCGTTGATTAAGGCGGACAAGAATTTTGATATGATCATTTTACCAAGATCGAATCATGGTTTCAGTGGGGCAGAGAATACATTTTATGAGCATAAGATGTGGTTCCATTTTGCCCGTATCCTGCTGGGGGATAATACAGGGGATTATTATTATGAGGTTGAACAATACAAGAATGCTGATAGATGA
- a CDS encoding S9 family peptidase yields MIKSFLFVLFLVVTAGVFGQQKANYELAERFRRITQVPLTKNSLEVHPRYINNTDCFWYSFRTSEGKNYYLVDPAKKAKRLLFDNAELLMKISEITRKGYNHKDLELDITFDPDGETIRFWFDRNDFTYNINTKELKLAEKQKGQTNYDPYWMYYCQDSSYMLFAKRNNLYVVGNPNKGKDTTEVQLTADGERYFTFNREDEGELDERMGCSAKWFKTGHKFYAIRDDSRKVEDLWLIDALATPRPRLKTYKAELAGDKNVIQFELLIGDADTREVKKINIGRWKDQYVDVLYASNDAKRLYIQRYKRTWDECEICVVDTETGEVNVLIHEVDKPYLDYQMRAIHFLNDGNEILFRSERSGWGHYYLYDKDGNLKNQVTSGAWVAGPIMKVDTARRQIYFIGLGKEKEIDPYYYVLYRADLDKTNAISLLTPENASHNVDIFPSSKYFVDSYSRVDMEPVNVVRDRKGKVIVELDKADLESLYAFGWKKPERFKVKAADGVTDIYGVMWKPADFDSTKTYPIISSVYPGPFFEYVQTRFTVNDDLNTRLAQVGFIVVSMGHRGGTPMRGKYYHTYGYGNQRDYPLADDKYAIEQLAQRYPFINAKKVGIFGHSGGGFMSTAALLTYPDFYSAAVSSAGNHDNNIYNKGFVEIHYGVKEKTRVVKDSTGNEREEIMFETRSKTNQELAKNYKGGLLIVTGDMDRTVHPSHTLRVVDALIKEGKNFDMLVLPGNSHGFSGAAEEFFERKLWFHFAKYLLGDSSADFQGDINYFQKR; encoded by the coding sequence ATGATAAAGAGTTTTTTGTTTGTTTTGTTTTTAGTTGTTACCGCTGGAGTGTTCGGGCAGCAAAAAGCGAATTATGAGCTTGCCGAGCGCTTCCGGCGCATAACACAAGTGCCTTTGACGAAGAATAGCTTGGAAGTACATCCTCGTTATATTAACAATACGGATTGTTTTTGGTATTCATTTCGCACGAGTGAAGGGAAAAACTATTATTTGGTAGACCCCGCTAAAAAGGCAAAACGTCTGCTTTTTGATAATGCCGAATTGTTGATGAAGATCAGTGAGATCACGAGAAAGGGATACAATCACAAAGATTTGGAATTGGATATTACTTTTGATCCGGATGGAGAAACAATTCGTTTTTGGTTTGACCGGAATGATTTTACCTATAATATCAATACGAAAGAGTTGAAGTTGGCGGAAAAACAAAAGGGACAAACTAATTATGATCCTTATTGGATGTATTATTGTCAGGATAGTTCTTACATGCTGTTTGCTAAACGCAATAATCTTTATGTCGTGGGGAACCCGAATAAAGGGAAGGACACGACGGAAGTGCAATTGACTGCTGACGGGGAGCGTTATTTCACGTTCAACCGGGAGGATGAAGGCGAATTGGATGAACGCATGGGATGTTCTGCCAAATGGTTTAAGACGGGACACAAGTTTTACGCTATTCGGGATGATTCCCGTAAGGTGGAGGATTTGTGGTTGATTGATGCGCTAGCTACTCCCCGTCCTCGCTTGAAGACGTATAAGGCTGAGTTGGCGGGTGATAAGAACGTGATTCAGTTTGAGTTGTTGATAGGTGATGCGGATACCCGTGAGGTAAAAAAAATCAATATTGGTCGTTGGAAAGATCAATATGTAGATGTTTTGTATGCCAGTAATGATGCAAAACGACTTTATATTCAACGTTACAAGAGAACGTGGGATGAATGTGAGATTTGTGTAGTCGATACGGAAACGGGAGAGGTGAACGTGTTGATACATGAAGTTGACAAGCCGTATCTGGATTATCAAATGCGAGCCATCCATTTCTTGAATGACGGGAACGAGATTCTCTTCCGCTCGGAACGTAGTGGATGGGGACATTACTATCTGTATGATAAAGATGGTAATTTGAAAAATCAAGTGACATCTGGAGCATGGGTGGCCGGACCGATTATGAAGGTTGATACCGCCCGTCGACAGATTTATTTTATAGGTTTGGGAAAAGAGAAAGAGATTGATCCTTACTATTATGTCCTTTATCGTGCCGATCTGGATAAAACCAATGCAATATCATTATTGACCCCGGAGAATGCTTCTCATAACGTGGACATATTCCCGTCGAGCAAGTATTTCGTGGACAGTTATTCACGGGTAGATATGGAACCCGTCAATGTGGTACGAGACCGGAAAGGCAAAGTGATTGTTGAGTTAGACAAGGCGGATTTGGAAAGCCTTTATGCTTTTGGTTGGAAAAAGCCCGAACGTTTTAAAGTGAAAGCGGCAGATGGGGTGACGGATATTTATGGCGTGATGTGGAAACCGGCGGATTTCGATTCCACGAAGACCTATCCGATAATTTCATCCGTTTACCCGGGGCCTTTTTTTGAATACGTGCAAACCCGTTTTACGGTAAACGATGATTTGAATACCCGTTTGGCTCAGGTCGGTTTTATCGTTGTGTCCATGGGGCACCGGGGCGGAACACCTATGCGAGGGAAATATTATCATACTTACGGGTATGGTAATCAACGGGATTATCCTTTGGCTGACGATAAATATGCCATTGAGCAATTAGCACAACGTTATCCTTTTATTAATGCCAAGAAAGTGGGAATATTCGGTCATTCCGGTGGTGGTTTTATGTCCACGGCGGCATTATTGACCTATCCGGATTTTTACAGTGCGGCGGTATCTTCTGCGGGAAATCATGATAATAATATTTACAACAAGGGATTTGTTGAAATTCACTATGGCGTGAAGGAGAAAACGCGAGTGGTAAAAGACAGCACGGGAAACGAGCGGGAAGAAATCATGTTTGAAACCCGGAGTAAAACGAACCAGGAGCTGGCGAAGAATTACAAGGGGGGCCTGTTGATCGTGACCGGGGATATGGATCGTACGGTGCATCCGTCACATACCCTGCGAGTGGTCGATGCCTTGATTAAAGAGGGGAAGAACTTTGATATGCTCGTGTTGCCCGGTAATTCTCACGGATTCTCCGGGGCTG